A window of Hyperolius riggenbachi isolate aHypRig1 chromosome 1, aHypRig1.pri, whole genome shotgun sequence contains these coding sequences:
- the LOC137544235 gene encoding olfactory receptor 12D1-like codes for MNTTLISEFILLGITDLPWLQRCLFAPVLLCYFIETIGNFTIIFLVMKDLTLHSPMYFLLANLSFLDILFSSVTVPKMMAGFWMDKSISIKNCITQMYFAHSLGCTEGVLLAFMGYDRYVAICRPLHYVVIMVRNTCLKLVFISWTVGFSTSLVYAIMTSNLPFCSKNNKVKHFFCDVKPVIKLACKDISVNEITMTIVSGFLSMGTFSLTLLSYCYIAGHLFRMRSSQSRGKAFSTCSAHLTIVVLFYGTAVCTYLGPTSEVSLEKDRIAALLFTVVTPTFNPIVYTLRNKEVRKSLKKYLNILNVFR; via the coding sequence ATGAATACAACCCTGATATCAGAATTTATTCTCcttgggatcaccgatctcccctGGCTCCAGAGGTGcctctttgccccagtcctcttaTGTTATTTCATTGAAACAATTGGAAATTTTACGATAATTTTTCTGGTGATGAAAGACTTGACTCTTCATTCCCCGATGTACTTTTTACTGGCTAATCTTTCCTTTCTGGATATTTTGTTTTCCTCAGTCACCGTGCCAAAAATGATGGCTGGATTCTGGATGGATAAATCAATTTCTATTAAAAACTGCATCACACAGATGTATTTTGCACACTCTTTGGGATGCACTGAAGGAGTTCTTCTGGCCTTCATGGGCTACGATCGGTATGTGGCCATTTGCCGCCCGCTACATTACGTGGTGATTATGGTAAGAAATACTTGCCTCAAACTGGTCTTCATCTCTTGGACTGTCGGCTTCAGCACTTCATTAGTCTATGCGATTATGACATCAAATCTTCCTTTTTGCAGTAAGAATAACAAAGTGAAACATTTCTTCTGTGATGTTAAACCAGTTATAAAGTTGGCCTGTAAAGACATCTCCGTAAATGAAATAACCATGACCATCGTCAGTGGTTTCCTCAGTATGGGAACTTTCTCTCTCACCCTTCTATCCTACTGTTACATTGCTGGTCATCTTTTCAGAATGCGGTCTTCACAAAGCAGAGGGAAAGCTTTCTCAACCTgttctgcacacctgaccattgTGGTCCTATTCTACGGGACAGCAGTATGCACATACCTGGGGCCGACTTCTGAAGTATCCTTAGAAAAAGACAGAATTGCAGCCTTACTATTTACTGTTGTCACGCCTACATTCAATCCTATAGTTTACACACTGAGAAACAAGGAGGTCAGGAAATCTCTTAAAAAATATTTGAACATTTTGAATGTGTTCCggtaa